From the Lytechinus variegatus isolate NC3 chromosome 5, Lvar_3.0, whole genome shotgun sequence genome, the window GAATTGCTGGAGGGAACCTTAGGTTGAATCAGTatgtaaagcaaatattttgGGAAATATCATCGTCACCTGATGATGATTAAAAATGCATCCCATATTAGGGAAGAAAACATCGTAAATAGTTGCTTGTACATAATTGTTGGCTTTCTTTTAAGAAACCTGCATACATAATATCTTCTGATTTGATAACTTATGGAGATCATTTAATGTTTTATAGTCCCTGGTTGTATAATCTCATCTAGCTGATGAGAATATTGGGCTTGTTTACACAAGAAGTGTGTCTATGGGTATATGTTTTAAGCtccatcaattaaaaaatggaCTATTTGACAATTAGATACTGGCGTAAAGATTTCAGGATGTATATGTcgtttaattttttcttttttatttgcatcTGTAGGGTATCCAGAACTACAGTTGGTCCTCTGAATATGTGACGATTGAGAACTGTTTAATGAAAGGTGTTGAACAGTGGGAATGTCAGAACTTTATTGAGGTTTTACAGATGAATTCTGCAGATAACAACAGGCTGTTTGCATGTGGGACCAATGCACAGTCACCCAAGTGTAGATACTTCACAGTAAGTTATACCATCCAATGTTTTCgtgtttatttcaatgtttgGCAGTGTCCAATCATATCGATATCTCATGGCAATCTTGTAATATCCCTGAAAAATAATCCaataaaacaatcaaacaaacaaactatcatttctagtgaaatatatgtcGAAGGAAAGTCCAAATTTTTAACGTGAAACAATGGAAGCGAAAACAAGTTTggaatttttaatgatttatttagaCTTTATAAATGCTGATCTTGGTGTTCTGTCCATTGATTCCCAACCGTTCATTTAGAAATGACTCTTCAAGAGGCAAGCCATAGATGAGAGAGAATTGACTTCTTGTATCTGCTCAAGCAGCAAAACTCCTCCGCTTTCCAAGGCTACCCTCTTTATCAAGCTCTGGCGCTGATTTCATGCAATTGTCTTAATGTATGGGGGCTTTGAAAAGGAAATGCAGGGTTTCAAAACAAATTTGGAAATGCCTGTGTTGAACTCTAGCACAGAAGCTGAATgctaaaaaacaaatattaccGGGGGGCCCTTATTGGGAGTAAATGTTTCACCCCCTTCGCTTGCCCCAACCCCTAAAGCCTGACAGTAAATCTTGGAGAAGAACATTCATCCAGCCATGAATGTTGACTCATTGCTATCTCTCTCCACTCCACATCTAATTGGTGTGATGTTTACAGCCCTCTCGTAATGAAAAATGTCAGAGCGAGAGAGTAGGAATGGGGGATTCAAGCTGTCTCTTGCAAGCCTAGATGACGATTCTGCATGCTCTCATAGATCATGCGAACATGTAATCTGGAGTCTAAATTTTAAAGTGCCCCAACTATATCATGAGAAATAAGTTTTGCACAAaactttcccattttgaaaCCAGATTCTAATCTCCACTCTGACAATTAATCCGGTTTTATCTAGTaactttatgaaaatgaaacaggtgaaataaaaagaaatctgaTGTGAATCTATAGTAGAGGTTTAGATTGATATCATGGTATAATCGTTAAATCAATACATAGATCAagcattttgatatcatttctttgcattagaataaaattgaaacagATATGGCATGAGAATTGTTATCCTTATTATTTAtcttatcaataataatattaattataagaaacatttgtgaaaaatccatattttattgttcaatcTTGAAATACTAAAAAATTGGCTTTGCCTAATCGATTGTTGGCCCGGCAGCTGCTGTGCAGCGCCACAATTCCTACTGTCTGTGTGAGAACCGATATTGGTGTACCAAACTTCATATTGTACCATTTGTTGGTTAAGCCTCCACACATTATGCTCTTTTAAGTGTGTTCTCACTACCCAATATAACACTGGATAGATACTAATGAATTTAGTTCAGTGTGAACATGGTTGGGATCATGTCAGTCACAGATAGTGATCAGTAGGCTTGATCAATTTATGCTAAACGCATCTCTGCTGCGTGGGTGCCCATACCATCATGCCGAACTTAAAGAAGAATAAATTGATGAAGTTAAGCACGCAGGAGGGAGACATCAGACGTGaaaaggggggcacacttgagGCCCTTGCCTGAAACTCGTACTGAATCTAAATGTTTGTTCATCTGATCAAAATGAGAGTTTTTGAGCGGCTGAATGCTTCATGTACTGAATTAACTTTTCCATTTCCTGCGTTGTACTTTGTTTTGTAGACTGTTTTCTATGCAGTATCATTCTCCTCCATGAATGTAAATTGCCTATGTTTAATTTCCAGTTACAGCTgaccaatttcaatttttgtaacACTCACAGTCCTAATTACATTTGCTATCATGGGTTAGCAATCAATCATATATAGCTAGCCTTGTTCAGTAATTCACATCCAATTTTTGAATTTGGTCGTAGTAAGGGATATCGGAAGCTTTCAATTTGGTTTTGGACGCTGTAGCTGATAATGCAATCAGCGCAAGACACCTCACAGTCGTAGTTTCACGCTCTCCGTAGCTTTCTCTGTCAAGGTTAAAGCTAGGATTCTCGGCTGATCGACCCGTGTATGCTTTGTGACTGTGAAATATCCCAGCGTCACATTATTTTACACCTCCTTCCCTATGCATTCAGGATGATGAATCATGACCGGCTTTACTCTTGATGAAAGATGCATCTTTAGATAATAAATTTAGGCTCAAAATTCTGATATATCTGAAATTTACTTCTCTTTAATTGAAAGCTACGTGTCGATATAAAATAGAGCTTTGGGTCTTTGCATTTAAGTTGAGAGAAGTTAATAAGTTTGAATGACTTGCATACTTGCATCTGAGTTAACACCTTTCAGGTGTACAAGAGACAAAGTGAACATTATATTGCTTCAGTCATCATCCATTACAAAGCACTGGGTGTGAGTCTCTAATTAAATGAAACAGCACTACCCCCCAATCTCTGTTTAACTCGTCAAATCATGAGTGTGAAAAGTGTGTTATTGGCACTAAAATGTTCGAGAGCTGTTTGTCATCTGACAACCTCTGACCTCTGACAATATGTTCTGAATTTTAGAGGGAGAATCGTTGAACAAGCCCCTTCCTCATCTTCCCCCTTCTCATAgtagtttttaattttttctttgtaaattgAGTGAGGAAGAATCCAGCTGACGCTTgctggttaccatggcaatcgACTTGTAAGATTTCTCGTTTGATAACAACATCGGGACCCGTTGCGATATTGAGTTTGACGGACGGAGGAAATCAATCGATGCTACAGTGTCAAGAATGTTTTCAAGTTAGAATTCCTCATAGTAAGCAGATTTGACGCTTATTAAAAGTAAGTTTTTCAGTATCGCCCCTTGGGCTGCTAGAACAAACTAGGTGGAAAGTAGATTATCCGTTGTTATGGTTGTCATGGTAACAGAGATAGATGATAATGTTTGTTCTTAATGTTTATTGTATTGCTCGTTTTCTTTCAGGATTCCTCTCTTCAAGACTATGTAGAATCAGATGGAACCTTTATCAGTCCTTTCAACCCCAAGCAAGAGGGTACAGCTCTCTTTGCaggtaaagattttttttgtcatagaGTTGTATCATGTGAAATAGCATTCAATCATTTCAAATTCATCTTGATGTAGCACATCTACAGGTTCTATTGATAAGATATGAAAGCTATGAATTCTTATTTAATAAAGATTTCAATAATTTACATTCATATGGCATATTTTTCTGTTGCTCCTGTATTGATGTTTCACACTAAtatgtattttgataaaaacaaacaagtCAATTATATTAAAGCCACTCgttacaagtttttttttcttatctttgtCATTGGAGGATTAATTGAaacttcaattttcttttctctctctctctctctcttatcagATGGTAACCTATACACAGGTGTTGCCAGGGACTATACTGCTAGAGACTCCGTTATATTCAGATCACAAGGGACACAAAAAGTACTTTACACTAAAATAATGGACTCAACATGGCTCAAGAGTAAGTCTATTGTGTTTGCTTGGTTTTCTGCCAGAAAGATTCTTAGTGTGAATACtagtttattgtttattttttccatgaAAATGTATCAGTGACTTAGCTTTAATCTGAGATTTACTCTAGTTATGTCACTCTTTTGGACCTCAGTTTGGAATTCAGCATGAGGACATGTTGATGAATGCAGGAGCTGGATCACAGAGcaatatttgttgaaaatacaataatattaCAGAACATTGGGgtgtctcacaaagagttaagtatgacttagagttgcacttaaaggATTGATAGCAGTAGTGcacgcgtcctcttggcatgatctgaccagtCCGGCCATGACTTTTATACCGCACGCAACTTGGCattctaagtcatacttaaatctttgtgaaacaccccctggtatTATTATGTTTTAACAAAAATTGCTTTGTAATCCAGTTTCTGCATTCACCCGAAACATGACCTCATGCCAAATACCGAACTGATATCCAAAGAGACTTGGACTTTTcactgaaaaatataaaaatcatttacaaatACGAGTCAGCTGTGTAGGAGTAGGTTAGAATGCTATATTGAAGAACAATCAGTCATGCCTTGggggattttttaaaaataaagatattgtcATTTATCTCAAAAGCAAATATCGTGTGGCCAGGTATTGTTCCTGTTTACTGAATGTTTATTGCTACAGCATTTGATTCAGAATTCTTTAGAAGGTTATTTTGTTACATTGTTGTGTTATTATTCCCTTTTGGCATtaagaattgaataaaaaaagagacatCCTGTTTATCAACTTAATGAAACATGAAAAGTACATTGTCTCAAAGCTATAGCCATGCAGAAGAAAAACATGGATGTATATtgtcatctttatttcttttaaaaaaaggacTAAAATCCTCTGTAAGAAATATTGATATCTAGTTGAATTTCTGGATGAAGTTCAGAGGGATTGATGAACAATCAGAAGATTCTTtgtctgaatatttttttatggaaaatttgaattaacaagcaattttttaaagactttGATGATGAGAAAGATcgaaacaaaatattaatatctcTTGAAAATAGTTGAGTGTATATATCTGTTGGTGTCCgatcattttgaaatgttcataaCTCACTCCATTATTTATCCCCAACAGTTCCAGCATTTATAAAGTCCTTTGATGTAGGAGACTGGATTCTGTTCTTCTTCAGAGAGGTTGCAGTGGAATACACATCAGGAGAGGTAAGAAATGAGTCCAGTCTTGTCATGACTACTGTACATAAAACAACATGTGATTGTTGTATTCAATGCAATATATCATGCCAGTTTTTATGGTCCAATTTCAATAAACAGCTTCAATGTCTGAAAGAGACTAAAAAGTGCTTGTACGTCAAGAGTTACCTGACACTGTTTACATCATAAGGGTTCAAGGGTTGACTTTTCATACTTCATACCTGTAAATCtcatattacatgcatgtttggTCATACATTGTACAATTGATAGTGTGATATAAAAATTGTGGCTTTTGAGAGAACATTGTGATTAATGTCAGTTAAACAACATAAATTGCAGTGACATTAACCATTCAATTTTCATACTTCTAGGATTAcaattcaagttttatttttcatattgttgtAATCTAAACAATGGAATGTTTTGATTGAATCTGGAAaagcaaataaacaaattttgctCTCCATGGTAATTTATTGAAGAGTAAAATGACTCTTATTATAAGGCAAACAAACAAGTTTTATTAGATTATATACAGTATATCTTGACAAATAATCAGTTGATTTTTACTAGGCAAATCGGATAAACAGCATCTTCTTTTAACTTGTTTGTTGTAGAGTGAACTCTTCATATTTAGTAAATTAATGATAGTCATGACTCTAAAGAGATTACATAGTCAAGACTATttattgcataatttatgtcTTGATCAAAGCATATTTTCGTATGTGTTGATTTATGCTTCTTTACATTCTTCATACTATCATAAGTACTCTCATTTTCAAATTGCCATTTGATTATTTGGTTTGGTGTTGCATTCCTTCATACACCTGAAGTAACGATATGAAATTTTCTCAGTAAAGTATCCGTAGACCTGATACAGCTTTCCAAAGCTATACTGCTGTGCTCATTCAGCACATGGTTCAGTAACTCAATATATTAGTGAGGAATTTTGATTACTCACGCTCCCCATGCCTCTGTGTGTGTTATAAGTGCTTGTGTACTTAGCAGCTATTACGCTGTGATTTCATTTTGGGTTTGAAACAGATTGGCCACAGCCAAGAAAATGCCAGAGTGTATTGCTAATGTAGAATATATTTGAAGCATTATTTGCAAAAAAAGTCTCATTTTATGGTGTTTCCAGTAAGTAGAATGCTAGtgaaattgtttgaaaaaaatgaaatgattgtgatttctttcatttattcatccattGATCCACTAAATCTATCAGTCAATCATTCATTATTGCACCCATGCATTTACAATCACACCTATTTGTAATTGATAGGActtctttgtatttatttgttgttaTTCATTTGCTTACTAAGCCTGCTTACTTATTTAAGAATTTTGCTTGTATTTTAACAGGGTATTTATTCCAGAGTTGCTAAAGTTTGTAAGAATGACCAAGGAGGAAGTTGGATATCGGTTAATGAATGGACAACCTTCCAAAAGATTCGTCTAAACTGTTCGTTACCTGGAGCAATTCCATTTTACTTCCACTTCCTCcgtaagtatatatatatattttctctctgttcattccttttcataaaatgtatatTTGTCCAATCTCCTTCCCTTCCTTTGCTATTTATTCATCTCTATCTTTTAATTATTGTACCCTTTATCACTTATTATTTGTTTGCTAGCTTTCATATCTTTTTCTCTGTTCCTCTCTGTCACTCATTTGATCTTCACCTTTATTACACTCttgtcctttcttcttttccttccttccatcctttcttattttttatgaaaaaagtcTCCAGATACTTCTCCCCTTCTGGTTCCTAAGAATCCTTCCTTCTCCATTTTTACTTTCACATTTTGTCTTTCCCCATGTCATCCATCTCTTTCCTTTAAGACTTTCCTCATTTTCTCTCTCCGTCAATCCTTTATTCCTCTGTCCTTCGTATCCTAATCAACTGTTTCCCTAAATAGATATCAATTAAGCCCAGATAGCATTGTTCTATCCCATGCCATATTTCCTTAGGGAAAAGTTGCAATATTACTTTGTAATCCTCCAAAACGCATCTCATACAATTATGATAGCATAGGGGATTAGACATTGGCATTGAAAGGACTATGATATTGTCCGGGCTGTGGAATAGAAGAATTAAAACCATTTGTCAGCGGTGATGAAAGCTACTCTTGTCTGTCAGCATAACTAAAACCTGTCAGAAGAATTTTCTGGAAAGCTCGTTAAGATTTGTGGAAAAGTAATCATCATTCATTCCCGTCTGAATTTAGAACTCTCTTCGTTCTCATATTTGTCATGCAGAATGTGTTGCATTATTTAAGATTGTGGCATAAGAAAGAAGTAATTTAATTCAAGTACAATTTTCGACAACTGATGCTTAATTGGAATTTGTAGTTGATCTCATTCGGCTGATTGATTGCTGCAGTTTATAGCTACTTATTAATTTGGTGGCTAATTCATATGAACTAATTTCTTTTGATTACTTCAATTTCCTATGAAGCATTCCAATTAAGGTTCTTAATGACTCAAGTGTAATGCCTAATAGAAACGATTAAAACCATTTCCAAGAAAATTGTAATGGATTTTACCCATGAGAACTTATGTTTTCATCTTTACTTTAAATGCTCTGTTTTCCAAACATTTTATAATAAGAGGACAAAGTGTTGTTCGCAAGTGGTTAAACAAATAATCAACTGAAAAGGCAGGATATGATCACAATGAAGACAAAGACAATAGCTCTAGCCTACATAGAGAATACTTACAGTTTACATGTTAGGCCGTCTTAATGCAATTCTTCCATGTGCCTCACAATTACAATTGTTATTTTCACTCAACCCATCATGTGTCGTATATCCATGGGAACTTGATAAACACTATCTTTACACCTTCCTAGCTAGGTCCCACCTGCTGATTTAGCTAGAATTGACCGTAGGTACCAAAGTCATGAGCaaatttaaaggtattgtttaactttgtgagcagctgatttaaaaaattctcaaaccaagatgaaacatgtgtacaagtgcatgtattagaactaataaaccctgaaaacaaccattattgagaataaaaagctaaaactacaaggcaaaccccgattttgtaaataggcgtcttatagacacctaaatagtacacataagtgtatgggatgaaattaaaatggtgtttccggtcactttatatttcaatttttgaagcactaaataatcattttcgaacgcaatttttttctgggcttcatttttggaacatatcacagacacaggtgacaagtgtgaccttctagctcagattttttaagtcaaaccaatgctaaccaatcactttaagcttGATGTCTCAGAATAATATGAACCTTCGACTAAGTTGTATTTGTATAATTGGACTCTGGTTCTTATTTTTATCTTAATGACAGAGGATGTTGAAATGGTGGAATCTGAAAATGATACTCTCTTCTATACAGTCTTCACTACCGGAGGGTAAGTCATTTTGTTCTCAATTTTGAAATATGTGCCAGTTTTCGGATAATTATTGAAATGAGCACATTGACCTtgaacatgtgaaatgtaatttgaatttgtgagTTCCTGCTCAAAAACcttgtaatgatgataatgatgagagtaacattttaattttagaTATCTACTGCACTGTTAGAGCTTTCAGATGTAACCTCCTCAATAAATGAATctgatttttgttattttaaagacaagaatgaaaattataaattcTGCCTGTTTTCCTGTAGTACAATTGTATTGTATGTGACAGGTCAACCTTCTCTTATATGAAGACTAGCATTCATttaacctttttattgtctgtTATATAGTCATGAGATTCCTGGCTCAGCTGTATGTGTATTCAGTCTGAATAAGATAAGAACTATCATGAATGAAGGAGAGTTTAAAGAGCAACAAGGAGGGGCGTGGTATCCCGCCTccccaccaccacaaccaccaccaacACCCCCAAGACCAGGATTGGTGAGTCTCTCTTAttatcatgggcggaaatcccaggggggacgtgtcccccctactcaaactAGTAGGGGggaacacaatatcaaatgtcccccctactattttgggtctgcggtgatgctaagaaatatatcactcaaaatgggaataaaacttgcgttttgggacgagatgacctttttttttgcttgtcaaattttccagacccttgtcccccctaccttttgggagagatttccgcccctgcttATTATTACCTTTCATCTTTATGACTCTAAATCCtgtttatattactttgttaaTTAATTGATGTATTTCCCCCCCTGTGATACAGTGtttgaaaatcaagtgtaattCCTCCTTTTGTGAATAAAAAGCAGTAAAGCATCATGAGAAAACGCTGGTGGCTGATGACTGGCCATAAATCCCCATGACCTTGGCTACCCTTACTAGTGACAAGTCTTAactatacaaaatataaatgatgaAATTTACCTTCTGCTTTATTATTAATGGGGAATTTATTTAGTTTCATTGGATTATAACATCAATCTCAATTTTAGATGGGTTGTTTGAATAGcaatattcataatgtttagTCACATAGCTTACTCTTAGTATAAATGGCCATGATGGAAATGATCAAATTATATATCAAACAATGATATTTCCCGtctttaagaaatatatttttgtttgtctttctttctttccagtGTGATGCCGACTACCAAAGTTCTGCTTCTTTACTGCAATGGATATCCTCTCACCCTCTCATGCATGAAGCCGTACCAACCCACAAGAACCCACTACCTATCTTTACACTCACGAGGGCAGACTACAGGTTAACACAGATCATGGTCCATAGCCAAAGAGCCGTTGATAGTAATTACCAAGTATTATTCCTCGGAACAGGTGAGTTTGAATTCATTCtgttcttcatttttctccctTGTTTTGTACCACCATCATATGCCTCTTCTGATATTCTTCCCTTATCCACAATTCTTTggcttctcttcctcctccaccACTTCTATTTCTTcaatcttcttttcttcctccttcATCCCATTCTTggttctcctcttcctcctgtATAATATGACTTTTCCGTTCGTCTTTTTGCCTTTTCACTTCTATTTCCtccttgtttcatttcattcttttcattctttacaTTCCCTCTTCTCACTCTTATCTCTATCCAAAATATTAATCCAAGCCCTGATATCTGTTCCGTTAAGAATCAGAAAAATTTTCATAGTTTATTATCAAACCTTTGGATAATTCTCTCTCTTCTAATCTATTTCCTTCTCATGTCATCTCATTTTTACCCCATCCCCATTTTCTCTTCTGCATACCCTTTCCGTAATCTAACATAatggccgtattctgaagtcagatttaacttagaccatgatctaactctgtgctaaaattatgggaagccaggcgtttcaaaattttgtttacattgaatgcttgtcatgtttactgtgctctttactaattctttaatggtgaagacaactgtcATACTTATCCTTTCCAGGCAGTTAATGATGTTTTGGGAGtcaatgagctgatacattgaacctctactgttatagatttatgtaacaactggctttccatagttaaaccacaactttaaacctgagtttaagttgaacccgacttcagaatacgggccaatgagtCATGGGtatcattaacattttttttttctgacaaatTGTCTGATTCAACAACTTCCTTGATTTCAATTTTGAGATGACTAAAAAGCAATGTTCCTATGGTAATTATTAATTAAAACATGAAATGCCCATCAGTTCAGTATCGAAACAGAGCAAGAATTTATCCTCCTTTATCCCACCCTACAGATGATAGCAAACTCTTAAAGGTTGTCCTAGTTGAGACCGAAGATGGCGCTGTTCATACTAATCTCTTGGAGGAGATCAGCCTTCATCCTAAAGACAGCTGTGAGAAAGTTATTAACATGGAGCCAGTTACCAACCATGAAGGGAAACAAGTCATTCTAGTTAACACCAATAGCTCTATCTTAGAGGTTCCATTGCAGAGGTGTATAAACTATACAAGTGATTGGTAAGTTAGTTGGGCTGTTTTACTTGTTTTAGTTGACAACAAATGTAGATGTGTATTATCCCTGTAATTTGCTCCTTGTCTAGCATTCTTAATTCATCTTTTAGAGTTATATGtcattgtattatattttatatttgaaaaaaagttagtgaatCTTGAAGGTGAAAAAGAAGAAGGCCATGCAGAATTGCAAACCATAGAAATTGAGGATAAAATAAAACTTCTGGGGCCTGTTACATAACACTTTTGCCATAGAAAATTTTCAgtggcataattttgtttaccagtgtttttgtttctttgccaGAGTTTTATTAcaacaaaagttttatgcaacgggcccctggcatgtttattttcatacaGTTAAAGCCTTAATTCAGGCATTGACATTCAACTTCTATCtactttgatttcttttatcgtaatatctttttatctttcttcctacagtacatgtacacaagATCCTTTCTGTGTGTGGAATAGTATAACAGATGAATGCTACGAGTATACTGGAGATAATGCATTGTGAGTATTCAATGTTGTGTATTTTGGGAAAATACGAACTGCTCATAAATTGGAAAAAGCCTTGGTtgtattctattttgttttaagaaAATTATTGTATGCAAGGAAGTTTTAcaggtctttttttttaacagataaAATCCTCATGATgtagaaatatattgtattCTCAAACAGGTTTTATTTCTCTGTCACTGTCCCAGCCTATGCCTTCCTGCTCTGTGTGTCTGtccatctccccctctctctttttctttcggTCTTTTGTTTCCCCTCCATCTATCCTATTACTATCTATAATAactctttatttgatatttttctcttACAGTGATGAACAAGATGTCAGTAACATGCAGGAATGTCCAGGTAAAGATAATGTtctttagaaacaaaattgcaaattcatgaaatacatAGACTTCAGTTTTCCAGTACCTATTTGATTGAAAACAGGCCACACAACTCAAACTTTTGTATGTGTAAGGACAGtgtatgttattacatgaaattgttAATTTGTTTACTACAAGGTgtttaagaaaataaacattgcattattattttgaatgcaTCCTCTCATTTATATGACATTATAAGATTACAAGATCCAGTTTTTCAATCTAACTGGATCTGATCCATCATTGGAATATCCTGAATAACTTTGATTTATTCACAAGTGTCATTTCATGGCAATTTTTGTCAACATGTAGCTGTTTATATCTTCATTAATATTCCccttctttactttctttcacACCATATCTCCTGGTCTTAATCTTCTTTTTGATGGCCTTCTTGGAcctcatttatctttaaatagaAGGTAAGTTCCAGAATAatttatatatcaataaatcTTATTCCATAATCATAAGTACATTTTCATCTATATAAATTTATGTGTCATTGTaggatatatattttgtgatatgtCGAATAATCATGTCATATAGTTTTGGAAAATTcactatcataattatgatattttctGTTTCTAGTAGTTGAATAGTTAAGTCTATGCATTATGTCTTGAAGAATGATTGCATTTAGACATGGAATCATGATGTTAAGAGTTACCATGCAGGATGGGCTGTTATAGAACACTAATCCAAACTCATATATATCTATAGTATTCTACAAAATCATGCTCATACTAGAAACGCAAAATAATTAATGATGTATATTCTCATGCTCGTGTCATATTAAGGTATTGAAAATCAAAGCTCTTTCTGTTAACATTATAACATGCTTATGCTATCAGCTCTACTGCCATCATtggtgaaaaaataaacaactcGATAATATATCAATGTAATCACAAAGAAAAACTATACTGCTTAATACAGTCACATAACATGCATGATCATTTCACAAGAATATGCTTCA encodes:
- the LOC121416298 gene encoding semaphorin-1A-like isoform X6 → MLLPSCLRCWLTSVTICVLHLFSTSHASSRWIDQEPNLISQDSFQNFRSFQGQHFGSMTLNSEQRLLMVGAQNAFYQINLEEPLGSQQGIQNYSWSSEYVTIENCLMKGVEQWECQNFIEVLQMNSADNNRLFACGTNAQSPKCRYFTDSSLQDYVESDGTFISPFNPKQEGTALFADGNLYTGVARDYTARDSVIFRSQGTQKVLYTKIMDSTWLKIPAFIKSFDVGDWILFFFREVAVEYTSGEGIYSRVAKVCKNDQGGSWISVNEWTTFQKIRLNCSLPGAIPFYFHFLQDVEMVESENDTLFYTVFTTGGHEIPGSAVCVFSLNKIRTIMNEGEFKEQQGGAWYPASPPPQPPPTPPRPGLCDADYQSSASLLQWISSHPLMHEAVPTHKNPLPIFTLTRADYRLTQIMVHSQRAVDSNYQVLFLGTDDSKLLKVVLVETEDGAVHTNLLEEISLHPKDSCEKVINMEPVTNHEGKQVILVNTNSSILEVPLQRCINYTSDCTCTQDPFCVWNSITDECYEYTGDNAFDEQDVSNMQECPEEPPPPTTPQPECICETTAPSAAATTKYTTVMATTPSTVPRTTTGSHQPSESTTDGELTGGEDDNNISEGKLPSSLPPSTTISNVIGPVVISDVDILEVATTITNEVDDIHGDKRILRPDVYEYPQRNHSLMEEGNVLVLVFLILGWILFTFCGMVVLYQCYNQHHKGIYQPPSSDDSILSARMKTKEQKDLLSTPNQNGKVGNGIPLEVPWSPPSRATHTPAGRERDSLGPVNGHSLPRRPVPVPTPMVPPAYRSPVSFAHTVGSLPSPARINKYKNNTSTFNSLDRHRTPQIHNLYVEHPRSHANEPYSPYNGRVMTAEDRRPSGASDSEMYDDDVWQPRMAGEELV
- the LOC121416298 gene encoding semaphorin-6D-like isoform X12, whose translation is MLLPSCLRCWLTSVTICVLHLFSTSHASSRWIDQEPNLISQDSFQNFRSFQGQHFGSMTLNSEQRLLMVGAQNAFYQINLEEPLGSQQGIQNYSWSSEYVTIENCLMKGVEQWECQNFIEVLQMNSADNNRLFACGTNAQSPKCRYFTDSSLQDYVESDGTFISPFNPKQEGTALFADGNLYTGVARDYTARDSVIFRSQGTQKVLYTKIMDSTWLKIPAFIKSFDVGDWILFFFREVAVEYTSGEGIYSRVAKVCKNDQGGSWISVNEWTTFQKIRLNCSLPGAIPFYFHFLQDVEMVESENDTLFYTVFTTGGHEIPGSAVCVFSLNKIRTIMNEGEFKEQQGGAWYPASPPPQPPPTPPRPGLCDADYQSSASLLQWISSHPLMHEAVPTHKNPLPIFTLTRADYRLTQIMVHSQRAVDSNYQVLFLGTDDSKLLKVVLVETEDGAVHTNLLEEISLHPKDSCEKVINMEPVTNHEGKQVILVNTNSSILEVPLQRCINYTSDCTCTQDPFCVWNSITDECYEYTGDNAFDEQDVSNMQECPEEPPPPTTPQPECICETTAPSAAATTKYTTVMATTPSTVPRTTTAVPTTPSTVSTTIIDWTTTVNSSTVLPVGSHQPSESTTDGELTGGEDDNNISEGKLPSSLPPSTTISNVIGPVVISDVDILEVATTITNEVDDIHGDKRILRPDVYEYPQRNHSLMEEGNVLVLVFLILGWILFTFCGMVVLYQCYNQHHKGIYQPPSSDDSILSAKAHCIPDIVL
- the LOC121416298 gene encoding semaphorin-1A-like isoform X7, whose amino-acid sequence is MLLPSCLRCWLTSVTICVLHLFSTSHASSRWIDQEPNLISQDSFQNFRSFQGQHFGSMTLNSEQRLLMVGAQNAFYQINLEEPLGSQQGIQNYSWSSEYVTIENCLMKGVEQWECQNFIEVLQMNSADNNRLFACGTNAQSPKCRYFTDSSLQDYVESDGTFISPFNPKQEGTALFADGNLYTGVARDYTARDSVIFRSQGTQKVLYTKIMDSTWLKIPAFIKSFDVGDWILFFFREVAVEYTSGEGIYSRVAKVCKNDQGGSWISVNEWTTFQKIRLNCSLPGAIPFYFHFLQDVEMVESENDTLFYTVFTTGGHEIPGSAVCVFSLNKIRTIMNEGEFKEQQGGAWYPASPPPQPPPTPPRPGLCDADYQSSASLLQWISSHPLMHEAVPTHKNPLPIFTLTRADYRLTQIMVHSQRAVDSNYQVLFLGTDDSKLLKVVLVETEDGAVHTNLLEEISLHPKDSCEKVINMEPVTNHEGKQVILVNTNSSILEVPLQRCINYTSDCTCTQDPFCVWNSITDECYEYTGDNAFDEQDVSNMQECPEEPPPPTTPQPECICETTAPSAAATTKYTTVMATTPSTVPRTTTAVPTTPSTVSTTIIDWTTTVNSSTVLPVGSHQPSESTTDGELTGGEDDNNISEGKLPSSLPPSTTISNVIGPVDPQRNHSLMEEGNVLVLVFLILGWILFTFCGMVVLYQCYNQHHKGIYQPPSSDDSILSARMKTKEQKDLLSTPNQNGKVGNGIPLEVPWSPPSRATHTPAGRERDSLGPVNGHSLPRRPVPVPTPMVPPAYRSPVSFAHTVGSLPSPARINKYKNNTSTFNSLDRHRTPQIHNLYVEHPRSHANEPYSPYNGRVMTAEDRRPSGASDSEMYDDDVWQPRMAGEELV